The Lutibacter sp. Hel_I_33_5 genome has a window encoding:
- the proC gene encoding pyrroline-5-carboxylate reductase, with the protein MKIAIIGTGNLGSSIAKGLIKNKSFTSLYLSDRNTKAVKAFESVENVFLTNDNEQAVENSDIVLFALQPKHIDAVLESVKPKITEKHIIMSVAAGVDTVRIESILGDDKKIIRIMPNTAISIGKSMTCIAANKAGQNEVPLAQEIFNQLGTTMIIPEDLVQAATVICASGIAFWMRLVRATTQGAIQLGFEAEQAHELAVQTCFGSASLLIESGRHPEQEIDRVTTPSGCTIEGLNEMEHQGLSSALIQGIVASFEKINQLKKN; encoded by the coding sequence ATGAAAATAGCCATAATAGGAACAGGAAACTTAGGAAGTTCAATTGCAAAGGGGTTGATTAAAAATAAATCATTTACCTCATTGTATTTAAGTGATAGAAATACAAAAGCGGTAAAAGCCTTTGAAAGCGTTGAAAATGTTTTTTTAACAAATGATAATGAGCAAGCTGTTGAAAATTCAGATATCGTGCTTTTTGCACTTCAACCTAAACATATTGATGCTGTTTTAGAAAGTGTAAAACCAAAGATTACAGAGAAACATATTATTATGTCTGTAGCTGCAGGAGTAGACACAGTAAGGATTGAATCTATTTTAGGTGATGATAAAAAAATCATTAGAATTATGCCTAATACAGCTATTTCTATAGGTAAATCAATGACCTGTATTGCTGCAAATAAAGCTGGACAAAATGAGGTGCCATTGGCTCAAGAGATATTCAATCAATTAGGAACTACCATGATTATTCCAGAAGATTTAGTACAAGCTGCTACAGTAATTTGTGCAAGTGGAATCGCTTTTTGGATGCGTTTAGTTCGTGCAACAACACAAGGTGCTATTCAGTTAGGGTTTGAAGCAGAGCAAGCACATGAATTAGCGGTACAAACGTGTTTTGGGTCAGCTAGTTTATTAATTGAATCTGGAAGACATCCAGAGCAAGAAATTGATAGAGTAACCACACCAAGTGGATGTACTATAGAAGGGTTAAATGAAATGGAGCATCAAGGTTTAAGTTCTGCTTTAATTCAAGGAATTGTAGCATCTTTTGAAAAAATCAACCAATTAAAAAAGAATTAA
- a CDS encoding RNA polymerase sigma factor, with translation MNQSDFLKVVLPFKDKVFRLAKRLLVSTEEAEDATQELFFKLWNKKEKIGDYKNVEAFAMTMTKNYCFDRLKSKQASNLTLVHSNYKEKETSLDKKLEYQDSVNQVHRLIENLPEQQKIIIQLRDVEEYDFDEIAKMVDMKPTAIRVALSRARKTIREELIKKHNYGVS, from the coding sequence ATGAACCAATCGGACTTTTTAAAAGTTGTTTTACCGTTTAAGGACAAAGTATTCAGATTAGCAAAAAGATTGCTTGTATCTACTGAAGAAGCTGAAGATGCTACGCAAGAATTGTTTTTTAAATTGTGGAATAAAAAAGAAAAAATAGGGGATTATAAGAATGTAGAAGCGTTTGCAATGACGATGACAAAAAACTATTGTTTTGATAGATTAAAGTCTAAACAAGCGAGTAATTTAACATTGGTTCATAGTAATTATAAAGAAAAGGAAACGTCTCTGGATAAAAAGTTAGAATATCAAGATAGTGTTAACCAAGTGCACAGATTGATTGAAAACTTACCAGAACAACAAAAGATTATTATTCAATTAAGAGATGTTGAAGAATATGATTTTGATGAAATAGCAAAAATGGTGGATATGAAGCCTACAGCAATTAGAGTAGCATTATCTAGAGCCAGAAAAACAATACGAGAAGAATTAATTAAAAAGCACAACTATGGAGTTAGCTAA
- the argC gene encoding N-acetyl-gamma-glutamyl-phosphate reductase, whose amino-acid sequence MLQIGIIGGAGYTAGELIRLVLNHPKASINFVYSTSNAGNKLSDVHQDLVGSIELKFTNTINTDIDVLFLCLGHGNSTAFLEKNKFSESTKIIDLSNDFRLTVDAVFEGKEFIYGLPELQKEKIKNATYVANPGCFATALQLAILPLAAKSVLNNDVHINAVTGATGAGTSLSKATHFTWRDNNFSYYKPFIHQHLGEINQTVNQLQESFNSDINFMPNRGNFSRGIFATVYTKFDGSLEEAKDIYNEFYKDSKFTFVSDNDVHLKQVVNTNKCLLHLHKHNDKLLITSTIDNLLKGASGQAIHNMNLMFGLEETLGLNLKATYF is encoded by the coding sequence ATGTTACAGATAGGAATTATTGGTGGCGCAGGTTATACAGCTGGAGAATTGATTAGATTAGTCTTAAATCATCCAAAGGCTTCCATAAACTTTGTATATAGTACATCGAATGCAGGTAATAAGCTAAGTGATGTTCATCAAGATTTGGTAGGTTCTATAGAGTTAAAATTCACCAATACTATAAATACAGACATAGATGTCTTGTTTTTATGTTTAGGTCATGGAAATTCAACAGCATTTTTAGAAAAAAATAAATTTTCGGAAAGTACTAAAATTATCGATTTAAGTAATGATTTTAGATTAACTGTCGATGCGGTTTTTGAAGGAAAAGAATTTATTTATGGGCTACCAGAATTACAAAAAGAGAAGATAAAAAATGCTACTTATGTTGCAAATCCAGGTTGTTTTGCAACAGCTTTACAATTGGCAATTTTACCTTTAGCAGCAAAAAGCGTATTAAATAACGATGTTCATATAAATGCCGTTACTGGTGCAACAGGTGCAGGAACTTCCTTATCTAAAGCTACACATTTTACTTGGAGAGATAATAATTTTTCTTACTATAAACCTTTTATACATCAGCATTTAGGGGAAATTAATCAAACAGTAAATCAATTACAAGAAAGTTTTAATTCTGACATCAATTTTATGCCGAATAGAGGAAATTTCTCAAGAGGAATTTTTGCAACTGTGTACACAAAATTTGATGGTTCTTTAGAGGAAGCTAAAGATATCTACAATGAATTCTATAAAGATTCAAAATTTACTTTTGTTTCCGACAACGATGTTCATTTAAAACAAGTTGTAAACACTAATAAATGCTTGTTGCATTTACACAAACACAACGATAAATTACTAATAACAAGTACCATAGATAATCTTTTAAAAGGAGCTTCTGGACAAGCAATTCATAATATGAATTTAATGTTCGGTTTAGAAGAAACCTTAGGGTTAAATCTTAAAGCTACTTATTTTTAA
- a CDS encoding aspartate aminotransferase family protein produces the protein MSLFNVYPLYDVTPVSAKDVYVYDENNTQYLDLYGGHAVISIGHAHPTYVEAITNQVEKLGFYSNAIQNPLQKQLADKLESLSGCKEYQLFLCNSGAEANENALKLASFKTGKPRVVAFKNGFHGRTSAAVAATDNKSIIAPINAQQQVTILELNDLEGVKREVEKGDVCAVIIEFIQGVGGLDEATAEFYEEVDVICKANNTFFIADEVQSGYGRSGKFFAYQHYNVTPEIVSIAKGMGNGFPIGGILIHPSIKAKFGMLGTTFGGNHLACAAGLSVIKTIEDELLIDNVNTISEYFIKKANTIPQIKNIKGKGLMLGLEFNFEVGDLRKKLIYDYHIFTGGAMNKKLLRILPPLTVKKEHINQFFEALKDALNK, from the coding sequence ATGTCATTATTTAACGTATATCCATTATATGATGTAACTCCTGTTTCTGCCAAGGATGTTTATGTATATGATGAAAATAATACTCAATATTTAGATTTATACGGAGGTCATGCTGTAATTTCTATTGGTCATGCGCATCCAACTTATGTAGAAGCAATTACTAATCAAGTAGAAAAATTAGGGTTTTATTCGAATGCAATTCAGAATCCGTTACAAAAGCAATTAGCGGATAAATTAGAATCACTTTCTGGATGTAAAGAGTATCAACTTTTTTTATGTAATTCTGGTGCAGAAGCGAATGAAAATGCATTAAAATTAGCCTCTTTTAAAACAGGTAAACCTAGAGTTGTTGCATTCAAAAACGGATTTCACGGTAGAACTTCAGCAGCGGTTGCGGCTACAGATAATAAAAGTATTATTGCGCCGATTAATGCGCAACAACAAGTAACTATTTTAGAATTAAATGACCTTGAAGGTGTAAAAAGAGAAGTAGAAAAAGGCGATGTATGTGCTGTAATTATTGAATTTATTCAAGGTGTTGGAGGTTTAGATGAAGCTACTGCAGAATTTTACGAAGAAGTGGATGTTATTTGTAAAGCAAATAATACATTTTTTATTGCTGATGAAGTGCAGTCTGGTTATGGACGTTCTGGAAAATTCTTTGCTTATCAACATTATAATGTAACTCCAGAAATAGTATCTATTGCGAAAGGAATGGGAAATGGTTTTCCTATTGGAGGAATTTTAATTCACCCAAGTATAAAAGCTAAATTTGGAATGTTAGGAACCACTTTTGGCGGAAATCATTTGGCTTGTGCAGCAGGTTTATCAGTTATAAAAACTATTGAAGATGAATTATTAATTGATAATGTTAACACCATTTCGGAGTATTTCATTAAAAAAGCAAACACAATTCCTCAAATAAAAAATATTAAAGGAAAAGGGTTGATGCTTGGATTAGAATTTAATTTTGAAGTAGGTGATTTACGTAAAAAATTAATTTATGACTATCATATTTTTACAGGCGGTGCAATGAATAAGAAATTATTAAGAATTCTACCGCCATTAACAGTTAAGAAAGAACATATCAATCAATTTTTTGAAGCTCTAAAAGACGCTTTAAATAAATAG
- a CDS encoding M1 family metallopeptidase, which translates to MKFLKQMLPLIFIVSFLTVFSQSNQQYRAEREKVHNLIHTKLKVDFNFKEKQLNGEEWVTAAPHFYATNKIVLDAKTMIIHKVQLNNIDLDYHYDDAKIAIELPKEYKRNEEFTLYIKYTARPEKVKQKGSAAISDAKGLYFINADGIDKNKPTQIWTQGETEASSCWFPTIDAPNQKTTQEIYITVPDKYKTLSNGALVNQAKKGTNRTDYWKLDQKHAPYLFFMGVGEYEVIKDSYKNIPVEYYVEKEYATDAKAIFGDTPAMIGFFADKLGIEYPWNKYSQIVARDYVSGAMENTTAVIHGEQAYQKPGQLIDENKQEDTIAHEVFHHWFGNLVTIESWANLSLNESFANYSEYLWREYKYGKEDADAHLFEAIKGYKDGQNFEKNLVRFDYADKEDMFDAVSYNKGGAILHMLRTYLGDTAFYEGLNMYLTENKYKAAEAHQLRLVFEKLTGKDLNWFFNQWFFGSGHPQLEISYDYNTLENTVTVNVYQLQADEFKFPLAIDIFEGEKSTRHHVFVNDKDASFKLPYTKQPSLIQVNADGVLLCEVNENKVLSDYIFQLKYAKNYMHRREALLEVSNKQDEKVAFNAIANAMSDPFYKIRILALENINLINKHSKKGVITKIMQIANTDKKTMVQAAAVETLGKLTDPELIPVFRKALNSESYSVLGKGLVSMYYVNKQLAITKSKSLPDEVRKIIATPLTKIFIEENDTEELPFIAKNVLSGMFIQGDDRTKLIYQKAFKLISESNNTEAIKNLTDDMVVKGNQFKQFNFDKVVINLMRKMVRSQKVKNHPQRDRNTEIIKTAMAKLL; encoded by the coding sequence ATGAAGTTTCTAAAACAAATGCTCCCCTTAATATTTATTGTATCCTTTTTAACTGTTTTTTCTCAAAGCAATCAACAATATAGAGCAGAAAGAGAGAAAGTTCATAATTTGATACATACAAAATTAAAAGTCGATTTTAATTTTAAAGAGAAGCAATTAAACGGAGAAGAATGGGTAACTGCCGCCCCTCACTTTTATGCAACCAATAAAATTGTTTTAGATGCAAAAACGATGATTATTCATAAAGTGCAACTAAATAATATTGATTTAGATTATCATTATGATGACGCAAAAATTGCCATAGAATTACCAAAAGAATATAAAAGAAACGAAGAATTCACTTTATATATTAAATACACAGCAAGGCCAGAAAAAGTGAAGCAAAAAGGAAGTGCAGCAATAAGCGATGCTAAAGGGTTGTATTTTATTAACGCTGACGGAATCGATAAAAATAAACCAACTCAGATTTGGACTCAAGGAGAAACAGAAGCAAGTTCATGCTGGTTTCCAACGATTGATGCACCAAATCAAAAAACGACACAAGAAATTTACATTACAGTTCCAGATAAGTATAAAACTTTATCAAACGGAGCCTTGGTAAATCAGGCTAAAAAAGGAACTAACAGAACCGATTATTGGAAACTAGATCAAAAACACGCACCCTATCTGTTCTTTATGGGAGTTGGTGAGTACGAAGTTATTAAAGACTCGTATAAAAATATTCCTGTAGAATATTATGTAGAAAAAGAATATGCTACAGATGCAAAAGCAATTTTTGGAGACACTCCAGCTATGATTGGCTTTTTTGCTGATAAATTAGGAATTGAATATCCATGGAATAAATACAGTCAGATTGTAGCAAGAGATTATGTTTCTGGTGCTATGGAAAATACTACCGCTGTTATTCATGGAGAACAAGCTTATCAAAAACCAGGACAATTAATTGATGAAAATAAGCAAGAAGATACCATTGCACATGAAGTTTTTCATCATTGGTTTGGAAACCTAGTCACTATAGAAAGTTGGGCTAACCTTAGCTTAAACGAATCTTTTGCAAATTATAGTGAGTATTTATGGAGAGAATATAAATATGGGAAAGAAGACGCAGATGCTCATTTATTTGAAGCGATAAAAGGATATAAAGACGGTCAGAATTTTGAAAAAAATCTAGTGAGATTCGATTATGCCGATAAAGAAGATATGTTTGATGCGGTAAGCTATAACAAAGGCGGTGCAATCTTACATATGCTACGTACATATCTTGGAGATACTGCTTTTTATGAAGGCTTAAATATGTACTTAACAGAAAATAAATACAAGGCAGCAGAAGCACATCAATTACGTTTGGTTTTTGAAAAACTAACAGGGAAAGATTTAAATTGGTTTTTTAATCAATGGTTTTTTGGAAGCGGACATCCGCAACTAGAAATTTCTTACGATTATAATACCTTAGAAAATACGGTAACTGTTAATGTATATCAATTACAAGCAGACGAGTTTAAATTTCCGCTAGCTATTGATATTTTTGAAGGCGAAAAATCCACAAGACATCATGTATTTGTAAACGATAAAGATGCTTCTTTTAAATTACCATATACAAAACAACCTAGTTTAATACAGGTAAATGCTGATGGTGTTTTGTTATGTGAAGTGAATGAAAATAAAGTATTGAGCGATTATATTTTTCAGCTTAAGTATGCAAAAAACTATATGCATAGGAGGGAAGCCTTACTAGAAGTATCAAACAAACAAGACGAAAAAGTTGCGTTTAATGCAATTGCAAACGCAATGAGTGACCCTTTTTATAAAATTAGAATCTTAGCTCTAGAAAATATCAACCTTATTAATAAGCATTCAAAAAAAGGAGTGATTACTAAGATTATGCAGATTGCAAATACCGATAAAAAGACAATGGTTCAAGCAGCAGCAGTAGAAACATTAGGAAAATTAACTGATCCTGAATTAATACCAGTTTTTAGAAAAGCATTAAATAGCGAATCGTATTCTGTTTTAGGAAAAGGGTTGGTTAGCATGTATTATGTAAACAAACAATTAGCAATTACAAAATCTAAATCGTTGCCAGATGAGGTAAGAAAAATTATTGCTACTCCATTAACAAAGATATTTATCGAAGAAAACGATACCGAAGAATTACCATTTATTGCTAAAAATGTTCTTTCTGGTATGTTTATTCAAGGTGATGATAGAACAAAATTAATATATCAAAAAGCATTTAAATTAATTTCTGAAAGTAACAACACCGAAGCCATTAAAAACTTAACAGATGATATGGTTGTTAAAGGAAATCAGTTTAAACAGTTCAATTTTGATAAAGTTGTTATTAACTTAATGCGTAAAATGGTTCGATCTCAAAAAGTTAAAAATCATCCACAAAGAGACAGAAATACTGAGATTATTAAAACAGCAATGGCAAAATTATTGTAA
- a CDS encoding argininosuccinate synthase: protein MKKLVIAYSGGLDTSYCAVSLSKAGYDVHAVSVNTGGFTKDEITKIEANAYKMGVATYKNIDAVATFYQKVVKYLIFGNVLKNNTYPLSVSAERIIQAIEIIEYAKSIDAKYIAHGSTGAGNDQVRFDMIFQTLAPEIEIITPIRDQKLSRQEEIDYLMSNGIDMNWNKAKYSVNKGLWGTSVGGEETLTSEKPLPEAAYPSQVEKSEEEKVKLTFKKGELSAVNGIEGSAEKNIEDLNNIASKYGIGRDIHVGDTIVGIKGRVGFEAAAALITIKAHHLLEKHTLTKWQMQHKEYLSSFYGMHLHEGQYLDPVMRDMEAFLENSQTNVSGDVFVSLKPYHFTVDGISSEHDLMNDKFGSYGEMNKGWTADEAKGFIKILGNQNRIYQQVNN from the coding sequence ATGAAAAAATTAGTTATTGCCTATAGTGGAGGTTTAGACACGTCTTATTGTGCTGTTAGTTTATCAAAAGCAGGTTATGATGTTCATGCTGTTAGTGTAAATACTGGTGGATTTACAAAGGATGAAATCACTAAAATTGAAGCAAATGCTTATAAAATGGGAGTTGCTACCTATAAAAATATCGATGCTGTTGCTACTTTTTATCAAAAAGTAGTAAAGTATTTAATTTTTGGAAATGTATTAAAAAACAATACCTATCCGCTTTCTGTAAGTGCAGAAAGAATCATCCAAGCCATAGAAATTATTGAATATGCAAAAAGTATTGATGCTAAATATATTGCTCATGGAAGTACTGGCGCTGGTAATGATCAAGTAAGGTTTGACATGATTTTTCAAACATTAGCTCCAGAAATAGAAATTATTACGCCAATTAGAGATCAAAAATTATCTAGACAAGAAGAAATTGATTATCTGATGAGTAACGGAATCGATATGAATTGGAACAAAGCTAAGTATTCTGTAAACAAAGGTTTATGGGGAACAAGCGTTGGTGGTGAAGAAACATTAACTTCAGAAAAACCATTGCCAGAAGCTGCATATCCTTCTCAAGTAGAAAAAAGTGAAGAAGAAAAAGTAAAATTGACTTTCAAAAAAGGTGAATTATCAGCTGTTAACGGAATTGAAGGTTCAGCAGAAAAGAACATTGAAGATTTAAATAATATCGCATCTAAATACGGAATAGGTAGAGATATTCATGTTGGTGATACCATTGTTGGAATAAAAGGAAGAGTTGGTTTTGAGGCTGCTGCTGCGTTAATTACAATAAAAGCCCATCATTTATTAGAAAAGCATACGCTTACAAAATGGCAAATGCAACATAAAGAATATCTGTCTAGTTTTTACGGAATGCATTTGCATGAAGGTCAGTATTTAGATCCAGTAATGAGAGATATGGAAGCGTTTTTAGAAAATAGTCAAACCAATGTTTCGGGTGATGTTTTTGTGAGCTTAAAACCTTATCATTTTACAGTAGATGGAATTAGTTCAGAACACGATTTAATGAATGATAAATTCGGTTCTTACGGAGAAATGAACAAAGGTTGGACTGCTGATGAAGCAAAAGGATTTATTAAAATTCTTGGAAATCAAAATAGAATTTATCAACAAGTAAATAATTAA
- a CDS encoding S41 family peptidase → MIKRLKIVILLTLMIFMYQCEKLYIIPQNLEVHDFAWKGLNAYYLYQDEIQDLSDRRFNSDLQLENYLQNFSTPENLFASLLKSSDTASKIISDFNMINQITDRTSFTTGMEFGILEEPDTINNVIGYVSHILPNSNATSKNITRGDFFYGIDNVTDTIQLTKENYQDLLINTTDTIKLLFADFDGDSIIPNGKKANLIKRNYTHVPVFSRKTINHNSTNVGYLLYNNDFSSRYINDLNNAFFSFKNESVNELILDLRYNIGGGSFEKTVTELASMITGQFDEETLLKRQWNTKAQPWFELNQPDSLLVKFPKNIDSQTAINSLNLTKVYIILNGSNYTGSSSIELLINSLKPYIEVHVVGNQTTGNNTGAITLYNSIDYDSIGKNTNHMYALQPKVLRFLNKNDETFATGITPNFTLCTNEDILNLGVLGEVSDPILNRVLEYVTTGGINTMTCNPNNFEFLYHSIDSQRVTDTGVFITQDLPNTN, encoded by the coding sequence ATGATAAAACGTTTAAAAATAGTCATTCTTTTAACTTTAATGATATTTATGTATCAATGCGAGAAGCTGTACATAATACCACAAAACTTAGAAGTACATGATTTTGCTTGGAAAGGCTTAAACGCATATTATTTATATCAAGACGAAATACAAGATTTATCTGACCGACGATTTAATTCTGATTTACAACTAGAAAATTATCTTCAAAATTTTTCAACTCCAGAGAATTTATTTGCTAGTTTATTAAAATCATCGGATACTGCTTCTAAGATTATTAGTGATTTTAATATGATTAATCAGATTACGGATAGAACTTCTTTTACAACGGGGATGGAGTTTGGTATTTTAGAAGAACCAGATACTATTAATAATGTAATTGGCTATGTTTCTCACATACTACCTAATTCTAATGCTACTTCTAAAAACATTACAAGAGGAGATTTTTTTTACGGAATAGATAACGTTACAGATACTATTCAATTAACTAAGGAAAACTATCAAGATTTATTAATAAATACCACAGATACAATAAAACTATTATTCGCTGATTTTGATGGAGACTCAATTATTCCGAATGGTAAAAAGGCAAACTTAATAAAAAGAAACTATACGCATGTACCTGTTTTTTCTCGAAAAACTATCAATCATAATAGTACGAATGTTGGGTATTTATTATATAATAACGACTTTTCCTCAAGGTATATTAACGATTTAAATAACGCATTCTTTTCTTTTAAAAATGAATCAGTTAACGAATTGATTCTTGATTTGAGATATAATATTGGAGGCGGTAGTTTTGAAAAAACAGTCACAGAATTAGCCAGTATGATTACGGGACAGTTTGATGAAGAAACACTTCTTAAAAGACAATGGAATACAAAGGCACAACCGTGGTTTGAATTAAATCAACCTGATTCATTATTAGTTAAATTTCCAAAGAATATTGACTCACAAACAGCTATAAATAGTCTAAACCTAACAAAAGTATATATCATCCTTAATGGCTCTAATTATACAGGTTCATCTTCAATTGAATTATTAATAAATAGTCTAAAACCTTATATAGAAGTTCATGTGGTAGGAAATCAAACTACAGGAAATAATACAGGTGCTATTACATTATACAATTCTATAGATTACGATTCTATTGGAAAAAACACGAATCATATGTATGCTTTACAACCTAAAGTGTTACGATTTTTGAATAAAAATGATGAAACCTTTGCCACAGGAATTACACCTAATTTTACCTTGTGTACAAATGAAGATATTCTTAACTTAGGGGTTTTAGGAGAAGTGTCGGACCCTATTCTAAATAGAGTATTAGAATATGTAACCACTGGAGGAATAAACACAATGACATGCAATCCTAATAATTTTGAATTTCTGTATCACTCAATAGATTCACAAAGAGTTACTGATACCGGTGTTTTTATAACACAGGATTTACCAAATACCAATTAA
- a CDS encoding GNAT family N-acetyltransferase, whose translation MEIVIANKSHSHYATVICETIEDAAQVRGTGIAKRKPAYIISKMEKGNAVIALDGDKFAGFCYIESWDHGKFVANSGLIVHPNYRGKGLATKIKKVVFEHSRTKFPEAKVFSITTGLAVMKLNSDLGYKPVTFSELTSDQSFWKGCQTCKNYDVLTRTEQKMCLCTGMLFDPKKQQEQKETKKIKGKVFTRLKSIKQTLFLKKDKK comes from the coding sequence ATGGAAATTGTAATTGCTAATAAATCACATAGTCATTACGCTACAGTAATTTGCGAAACCATCGAAGACGCTGCACAAGTTAGAGGTACCGGAATTGCAAAAAGAAAACCAGCATATATCATTTCTAAAATGGAAAAAGGAAATGCTGTAATAGCTTTAGATGGTGATAAATTTGCAGGCTTTTGCTATATAGAATCTTGGGATCATGGAAAGTTTGTTGCAAACTCTGGCTTAATTGTACATCCTAATTATAGAGGAAAAGGATTAGCAACAAAAATTAAGAAAGTTGTTTTCGAACATTCTAGAACAAAATTTCCTGAAGCTAAAGTTTTTAGTATTACCACAGGATTAGCAGTAATGAAACTGAATAGCGATTTAGGTTACAAACCTGTTACTTTTTCTGAATTAACTTCAGATCAATCTTTTTGGAAAGGTTGCCAAACTTGTAAAAACTATGATGTTTTAACAAGAACAGAACAAAAAATGTGTTTGTGTACAGGAATGTTGTTTGATCCAAAGAAACAACAAGAACAAAAAGAAACTAAAAAGATAAAGGGTAAAGTTTTTACAAGACTTAAAAGCATTAAGCAAACTTTATTCTTAAAAAAAGATAAAAAATGA
- a CDS encoding DUF4252 domain-containing protein: protein MKKIILLIAFVAAPILSQGQSLFDKLEDMDGVTSVVVTKDAFEILSKFNPDNLKGNDAMEVFSMINELKELKVFTTDDNAIANTMEGMVKSAVKRSKLTELMRVKEDDSRVKIYVKSGKNKDYVSEVLMFVRGINKKTKENVDSVIVSLTGTIDINKISKLADTYTKKNGVKVKVNRD, encoded by the coding sequence ATGAAAAAAATAATCCTATTAATAGCGTTTGTGGCAGCGCCAATCTTAAGCCAAGGTCAATCTTTATTTGACAAATTAGAAGACATGGATGGTGTAACATCTGTAGTAGTAACAAAAGATGCTTTTGAAATTTTATCAAAATTTAATCCTGATAACTTAAAAGGTAATGATGCTATGGAGGTTTTCAGTATGATAAATGAACTTAAGGAATTAAAAGTCTTTACAACTGATGATAATGCTATCGCAAACACCATGGAAGGCATGGTGAAATCTGCTGTAAAAAGATCTAAACTTACCGAATTAATGCGTGTAAAAGAAGACGATTCTAGAGTTAAGATTTATGTCAAATCAGGAAAAAACAAAGATTATGTTAGCGAAGTATTAATGTTTGTAAGAGGTATTAATAAAAAGACAAAAGAAAATGTTGATTCTGTAATTGTTTCTTTAACAGGTACCATAGATATTAATAAAATCTCTAAACTAGCTGACACATACACTAAAAAGAATGGTGTTAAGGTAAAAGTTAATAGAGACTAA
- a CDS encoding DUF4252 domain-containing protein: MKKITTILSILFVAVLLTSCKNDTSLQQYLVDSQDKTGFITVDVPTSFLQLRSNDVSDDVKETLKSIRKINLVALPIKGNEAAFETEKATLNKLFKGNSDYKSLMSMKSKGIKVNLYYTGDSDSIDEVIAYGHGKDAGVGVARLLGENMNPGKIIEMMKNIKVDADNVGLKQFSAIFKGK; the protein is encoded by the coding sequence ATGAAAAAAATAACAACCATACTATCTATATTATTTGTAGCTGTCTTGCTTACATCGTGTAAGAATGATACATCATTACAGCAATATTTAGTAGATAGTCAAGATAAGACAGGTTTTATAACCGTTGATGTTCCTACAAGTTTTTTACAACTTCGGTCTAATGATGTTTCAGATGATGTAAAAGAAACACTAAAAAGTATTCGTAAAATAAACCTAGTTGCATTACCAATTAAAGGAAATGAAGCTGCTTTTGAAACAGAAAAAGCAACATTAAACAAGTTATTTAAAGGTAACAGCGATTACAAAAGCCTTATGAGTATGAAATCTAAAGGCATAAAAGTAAATCTTTATTATACTGGAGATTCAGATTCTATAGATGAAGTTATTGCTTACGGACATGGAAAAGATGCTGGAGTAGGAGTAGCAAGATTATTAGGAGAAAACATGAATCCTGGTAAGATCATCGAAATGATGAAAAACATTAAAGTAGATGCAGACAATGTTGGTCTAAAACAATTCAGCGCTATTTTTAAAGGGAAATAA